CGATACGCGCCCGGGGTAACGCGCGCCGGCGCCGAGCGTCTCCTCGATGCGGAGCAACTGGTTGTACTTACAGACGCGCTCCGAGCGGGCCGGCGCGCCGGTCTTGATTTGTCCCGCCGCGGTGGCCACGGCCAGGTCGGCGATCGTGACGTCCTCGGTTTCGCCGGACCGGTGCGAGATCACCGCCGTCCACCCCGCGCCGCGGGTGGCCTGGATGGCTTCGAACGTCTCCGTCAGGCTCCCGATCTGGTTCAGTTTGATGAGCACGGAGTTGCTCGCGTGTTGTTCGATCCCCCGCGCGATCCGCGCGGAATTGGTCACGTACAGATCGTCGCCGATGAGCTGCACGCGACGCCCGAGCCGCTCCGTGAGAGCCGTCCACCCCGACCAGTCGTCTTCCGCGAGCCCGTCTTCGATCGAGACGATCGGAAACCGGTCGAGCAGGCCGGCGTAGTACGCGATCATCTCGTCGGTGGAATGTCGGGTGCGCCCTCCGTCCAGCACGTAGCGTCCGTCGTGGAAGAAGTTGCTGGCGGCGGGGTCGATGGCGAGCGCGAGGTCCTGCCCCGGCGCATATCCGGCTTTGGCGATCGCGGCGACGAGCAGGTCGAGCGCCTCCTCGTTCCCCCCGAGCCGGGGAGCGAACCCGCCCTCGTCGCCGACGCCCGTCGTGAGCCCGCGCTCGAGCAGGATACGGTGCAATTGGTGGTAGGTCTCCGCCCCCATGCGCAACGCTTCGGCG
This is a stretch of genomic DNA from bacterium. It encodes these proteins:
- the eno gene encoding phosphopyruvate hydratase, whose protein sequence is MSKITAITAREILDSRGNPTVEADVTLDSGATGRAAVPSGASTGVHEALELRDGDRARYGGLGVRTAVAQVTKTLAPLLAGRDPSAQAAIDRTMIDADGTPNKSRLGANAILGVSLAVARAAAADRRMPLFRHLAELAGANAGEALTLPVPLMNIVNGGKHADNGLDFQEFMVVPVGAPSFAEALRMGAETYHQLHRILLERGLTTGVGDEGGFAPRLGGNEEALDLLVAAIAKAGYAPGQDLALAIDPAASNFFHDGRYVLDGGRTRHSTDEMIAYYAGLLDRFPIVSIEDGLAEDDWSGWTALTERLGRRVQLIGDDLYVTNSARIARGIEQHASNSVLIKLNQIGSLTETFEAIQATRGAGWTAVISHRSGETEDVTIADLAVATAAGQIKTGAPARSERVCKYNQLLRIEETLGAGARYPGRVSFAHLR